Below is a window of Gossypium hirsutum isolate 1008001.06 chromosome A12, Gossypium_hirsutum_v2.1, whole genome shotgun sequence DNA.
ATGcacattaaataatttttttctcacgTTATTACACTAATAATCAAATTAACCATAGATGTGTACCAACTAATGTAATGTAGgctataatttaaaatttcactcAATACTCCCCACCGTTACCAGAAAGTTAATATTGAAAAAGACAATTGATAGTAGGTTAGAATCTAAACAAACTCAAAATTCCAAGATTCCCATGTTTTTAGCATTTGTTTATGCTAACCCCACACCCTTAATTAttcaaataaacaaaacaaaatttgtaGGCTTAGGTATGCCGTTTAATCTACTTGCATTAGACCCTTATTTTTAAAGAAGTTTATTTTTCCTAGTCCCTAGCTGGGTCTAATTTCCTAGCTTTGGCCTCGTTTTCAGCTTGATCTTGTTGAAACTATTTTTGCATTTGTTGATTCAAGAGTTGGATGAATTGGGTTTCTTGAGATTGTGAGCTAACAAAAAACATAATACTAACAGAGTTCTCTTCCAGGGATCTTTACACTACTGCAAAGATTCAAATCATTCACAGAATCCATTTGTTTACTACAGAGGGGCAAAGGTAATAATATGGTCAATGATGGGAAGGAGGGAAGCTTGCCAAGTGATTCTTTGCTAAAGCCAGGAAGTAGTAATAAGCAGAGTTTTGAGTCATATCAATTGCCTCCGAGCCACAGAAGTTACGGTGAAAAGAGTGGGATGGAGACAGAAGGGAGACAATTTTCAGATTTTTATAGGAACTCAAGTGAGGAGCTTTTTATAAAGTCATTGATGGAGAGTCCAATGGGGATGCCAGTTCCAAATATGGAGATGTTGGGGTTTAAGAATCTCTCTCAGAATTTTCGTGCTGATAGTGAGGAGCTTTTCAGAAGCTGGCTCACCAATGGAGAGGCAAGAAACTTCTACTATTCACTGGTTTTGCAAATTTTACATTACTACTACAAGTTTCCATCAAACCTTAACCAGGGAACTTATAACTTTGAGGCTGATGTAGTTTGTGTGTTTCAGAACCAGGGTCACAATTCTTCTAATATAGCACATCGTACTCGGCAAGCGTCGCGAAGGTATATATATCCGAACTCAAGCTAGTATTTATTCAAGATTCTTGTTGAAAATTAGACTTGACATACTATTTAACTGAGTGCAGATTATCAACAGAGATGGCCAGTTTGTCGAGTCAACAGCCTACCACTTTGcttcaaaagaaaaagagcagTGATGTATTACTTCTGCAAAATAATTCCGTTGGGGGAGAAACATCAGGGGACTTGAATCAAAATTCAGCCAGGTGACACTGCATCACACTTGTAAAagctatttttattttacaattctgCATGTTTTTTACATTGTTAGTTCATTTCTCTTCAGAACTGCTGGCGAAAGGGGATTTCAGGCTAGTAATTTATATTTGGCCAAGGTTAGTGTGTAAACAGTTTTTTTCACACAAACATCAAATCAACAAAGGTCCATCACCTTCTGATGTTATCCCACTTCTTAATGCAGGCATGGTTTCATAGTtcacagcccatgacaagaagcaGATCTTCTGAATTAAGGTAATACTAATTTCTAGTTTAGGCTTATAGGAGTTACCTCTccattaatccctcggaagttcaATGATTTTGTACATTTTCATCGGTTTTCAATAAGGAATTGTCCGTTAATCAACCTGTGTTTCATAGGAAGAGATATGCTGCCATGCAAAATGCTCAAACATCGCTTGGTATGGAGGCTGTACTCAATCCTTATGGAAATGGAGTCAACAAAATGAAAGAAGAATTACCGGATCCGAATGGTTTCAATGATATCACCATGTCTGAGATTCCTAATCAGTTGGGCACATTCATGTCTCCATCAAATTCATCCTCATCTACATTTAATGCACTCCAAACTGGAAATGTAGATAAAGTTTCTTCCGTTGTGAGCATGCTAAAGGGTACACTAGAACGTAAAAAGCTCGGCAACCAAATCGAGAAAGAAGCGGTCAAAGATAGTTTTATTGTGCCTAATGGCACCTTCAACCAAGGACAAGGGAATCATTTTCATGAAATTCCAGGGGGTTTCGCAGACTTACCCCTTGGCCAAGTAACAAATCCCGGGGTTGTACAAGCTGTTCAGGGGCCTATGGATCTTGACTTGGAAGCTTTTGTAAATCCCATAAACACAATTCAGTTGAGCGCAGTTTCTCGAGAAGCTTCTCAAAGCGAATCCTCGGCTGCTGCACCGGTGATTTCATCTGGTTTGGATGCATGTGACGGCCCGAGCAACTCAAGTCAAACCTTAAGCATATGTGAAAGCACAAAGAAACAAGCTGGAAACAACTGGAACTCAGAAAATGGCTCTAAATCTAAAGGTATGCATTATGCACTGAAGTTTCACATTACACATAACCGAGCTTATATCAATTTTCCCCAAACAGATATCTTTACAGTTGCCTATGGTTGATTCGTTATCTTGTT
It encodes the following:
- the LOC107946816 gene encoding protein CYCLOPS yields the protein MVNDGKEGSLPSDSLLKPGSSNKQSFESYQLPPSHRSYGEKSGMETEGRQFSDFYRNSSEELFIKSLMESPMGMPVPNMEMLGFKNLSQNFRADSEELFRSWLTNGENQGHNSSNIAHRTRQASRRLSTEMASLSSQQPTTLLQKKKSSDVLLLQNNSVGGETSGDLNQNSARTAGERGFQASNLYLAKAWFHSSQPMTRSRSSELRKRYAAMQNAQTSLGMEAVLNPYGNGVNKMKEELPDPNGFNDITMSEIPNQLGTFMSPSNSSSSTFNALQTGNVDKVSSVVSMLKGTLERKKLGNQIEKEAVKDSFIVPNGTFNQGQGNHFHEIPGGFADLPLGQVTNPGVVQAVQGPMDLDLEAFVNPINTIQLSAVSREASQSESSAAAPVISSGLDACDGPSNSSQTLSICESTKKQAGNNWNSENGSKSKEFRERIIDNLKDDRKQRGGLVRYGSVTSADSVDRTDPTKKRRVERSRKMAEAKERNLTPPIPSDMQAVLKRCETLEKEVRSLKLNLSFMNRKDSEQTKQIEELQKQNEELTDEKERLLEEIERIISDSGNM